In a single window of the Bacteroides acidifaciens genome:
- a CDS encoding DUF5034 domain-containing protein, whose product MKKHYSLLLLSLLFLVFTAMTCDDDLPEVVKVTCTIDDVTLHHWNNAGESPKEPAEFKVPKEAYLLEICVSIEISEDESVSFDDGRYFSYVLSDEIKKISIFTDSAFNENFPAGSEVTSCFYNYPKTISDNQQSDYTANGQAISYVEQINQMYKALLTVPQPGEYRFRVVLTMESGETIERVSEPITLY is encoded by the coding sequence ATGAAAAAGCACTATTCATTACTATTATTATCATTGCTGTTTCTGGTGTTTACAGCTATGACTTGCGATGACGATCTACCGGAAGTGGTCAAAGTCACATGTACAATAGATGATGTCACACTTCATCATTGGAATAATGCAGGCGAATCTCCGAAAGAGCCTGCAGAATTTAAAGTACCTAAAGAAGCGTATCTCTTGGAGATTTGTGTATCAATAGAAATTTCGGAAGATGAATCAGTTTCTTTTGATGACGGTCGTTATTTTTCTTATGTATTATCTGATGAAATAAAAAAGATAAGCATTTTCACGGATTCAGCTTTTAATGAAAACTTCCCGGCAGGGTCAGAAGTTACTTCCTGCTTTTATAATTACCCGAAGACAATCAGTGACAATCAACAGTCAGACTATACTGCTAATGGGCAGGCTATATCTTATGTAGAACAAATCAACCAGATGTATAAAGCGTTGCTGACTGTTCCGCAACCAGGAGAATATCGTTTCCGTGTAGTGCTGACTATGGAGAGCGGAGAGACTATTGAGAGAGTCAGTGAACCGATTACTTTGTATTAA
- a CDS encoding NAD kinase, producing MKFAIFGNTYQAKKSSHAANLFRLLKKRGAEVCVCREFYQFLISEHMEIEADQLFDGDDFTADMVISIGGDGTFLKAARRVGRKGIPILGINTGRLGFLADISPEEMEETFNEVQAGRYSVEERSVLQLICNDTHLQASPYALNEIAVLKRDSSSMISIRTAINGAFLNTYQADGLVIATPTGSTAYSLSVGGPIMVPHANTIVITPVAPHSLNVRPIVIRDDWEITLDVESRSHNFLVAIDGSSETCKETTQLTIRRADYSVKVVKRFNHIFFDTLRSKMMWGADGRR from the coding sequence ATGAAATTTGCCATTTTCGGAAATACGTATCAGGCTAAAAAGTCCTCTCATGCCGCTAATCTGTTCCGGTTGCTGAAAAAACGGGGAGCAGAGGTCTGCGTATGCAGGGAGTTCTACCAATTCCTGATTTCAGAGCATATGGAAATCGAAGCCGACCAGTTGTTTGACGGCGATGATTTCACAGCCGACATGGTAATCAGCATCGGAGGGGATGGAACTTTCCTGAAAGCTGCCCGCCGGGTAGGCAGAAAGGGGATTCCTATCCTTGGCATCAATACAGGACGTTTGGGCTTTCTTGCTGATATTTCTCCCGAAGAGATGGAAGAGACATTCAACGAGGTTCAAGCCGGAAGATACAGTGTTGAAGAACGAAGTGTACTTCAACTTATTTGTAACGACACCCACCTGCAAGCATCTCCGTATGCTCTAAATGAAATAGCCGTACTCAAACGGGACAGCTCTTCAATGATCAGTATCCGTACTGCCATCAACGGTGCATTCTTGAACACTTACCAGGCCGACGGATTAGTAATTGCTACTCCAACCGGTTCGACAGCTTATTCTCTAAGTGTGGGCGGACCGATTATGGTTCCTCATGCCAACACTATCGTCATTACTCCCGTAGCTCCGCATAGCCTTAATGTCCGCCCTATCGTCATACGTGATGATTGGGAAATCACGTTGGATGTGGAAAGCCGCAGCCATAACTTCCTGGTCGCTATCGACGGCAGCAGTGAAACCTGCAAGGAAACGACGCAACTCACTATTCGCCGTGCCGACTACAGCGTAAAAGTAGTGAAACGCTTTAATCATATCTTTTTCGATACGCTTCGCAGTAAAATGATGTGGGGAGCGGACGGTAGAAGATAG
- a CDS encoding pyridoxine 5'-phosphate synthase, with protein sequence MTKLSVNINKIATLRNARGGNVPDVVKVALDCESFGADGITVHPRPDERHIRRSDVYDLRPLLRTEFNIEGYPSPEFIDLVLKVKPHQVTLVPDAPSQITSNAGWDTKANLEFLTEVLDQFNSAGIRTSVFVAADTEMVEYAAKAGADRVELYTEPYATNYPKNPEAAIAPFIEAAKTARKLGIGLNAGHDLSLVNLNYFYKNIPWVDEVSIGHALISDALYLGLERTVQEYKNCLR encoded by the coding sequence ATGACTAAATTAAGTGTAAACATAAACAAGATTGCTACACTGAGAAATGCTCGCGGCGGAAATGTGCCCGATGTAGTAAAGGTAGCGCTTGATTGTGAATCTTTTGGAGCGGACGGTATTACCGTTCATCCTCGTCCCGACGAGCGCCACATTCGTCGTTCGGATGTATATGATTTGCGTCCTTTGTTGCGGACAGAATTCAATATCGAAGGCTATCCGTCTCCGGAGTTTATAGACCTGGTGCTGAAAGTGAAACCACATCAGGTGACTTTGGTTCCCGATGCCCCTTCGCAGATTACTTCCAATGCCGGGTGGGATACAAAAGCAAACTTGGAATTTCTGACCGAAGTTCTCGACCAGTTCAACAGTGCAGGTATCCGTACTTCTGTCTTCGTGGCTGCCGACACCGAAATGGTGGAATATGCGGCAAAAGCAGGAGCCGACCGTGTGGAACTATACACGGAACCGTATGCAACGAACTATCCGAAGAATCCTGAAGCAGCTATCGCTCCTTTTATCGAAGCTGCCAAGACTGCCCGTAAACTGGGCATCGGCTTGAATGCCGGACACGATTTGAGCCTTGTGAATTTAAACTATTTCTATAAGAACATTCCTTGGGTGGACGAAGTCTCTATCGGTCATGCATTGATTAGCGATGCACTGTACTTGGGACTGGAACGCACCGTTCAGGAATATAAAAACTGTCTACGCTGA
- a CDS encoding MotA/TolQ/ExbB proton channel family protein, whose translation MNAMILLAQRAMNMADSLATANPILTEVNAPEMDMLDMAIKGGWIMIVLGVLSVVCFYILFERNYVIRKAGKEDPMFMERIKDYIHSGEIKAAINYCHTMNTPSARMIEKGISRLGRPINDVQAAIENVGNIEVAKLEKGLTVMATISGGAPMLGFLGTVTGMVRAFYEMANAGSGNIDITLLSGGIYEAMITTVGGLIVGIIAMFAYNYLVMLVDRVVNKMESRTMEFMDLLNEPT comes from the coding sequence ATGAATGCAATGATTTTGTTAGCCCAAAGGGCTATGAATATGGCCGACTCGCTGGCCACCGCCAATCCTATACTGACAGAGGTGAATGCTCCCGAGATGGACATGCTTGATATGGCTATTAAGGGTGGCTGGATTATGATTGTGCTGGGCGTGCTGTCCGTCGTTTGTTTCTATATCCTTTTCGAACGTAACTATGTGATTCGTAAGGCAGGAAAAGAAGACCCCATGTTTATGGAACGGATAAAAGACTATATCCATAGCGGTGAAATCAAAGCTGCCATTAACTATTGCCATACGATGAACACCCCTTCGGCACGTATGATAGAAAAGGGAATCAGTCGTCTAGGCCGTCCTATCAACGACGTGCAGGCTGCCATTGAGAACGTCGGTAACATCGAAGTGGCGAAACTTGAAAAAGGACTGACGGTGATGGCGACCATCTCCGGCGGCGCCCCGATGCTCGGATTCCTCGGAACGGTGACCGGTATGGTGCGTGCATTCTACGAAATGGCGAACGCGGGAAGTGGGAATATTGATATCACATTGCTTTCCGGCGGTATCTACGAAGCTATGATTACTACAGTCGGCGGTCTGATTGTCGGTATCATTGCTATGTTTGCCTATAACTATCTGGTGATGCTTGTAGACCGTGTGGTGAACAAGATGGAGTCCCGCACGATGGAATTCATGGACTTGCTGAACGAGCCCACATAA
- a CDS encoding ExbD/TolR family protein: MGLKRRNRVSPNFSMASMTDVIFLLLIFFMITSTVVSPNAMKVLLPQGKQQTSAKPLTRVVIDKDLNFYAAFGNEKEQPIALNDLTSFLQSCAEKEPEMYVALYADESVPYREIMGVLNIANENHFKMVLAMRPPENK; encoded by the coding sequence GTGGGATTAAAAAGAAGAAATAGAGTATCGCCCAATTTCAGTATGGCTTCCATGACGGACGTCATATTCCTGTTGTTGATATTCTTTATGATAACCTCTACGGTGGTGTCGCCCAATGCTATGAAAGTGCTGTTGCCGCAAGGCAAGCAACAGACCTCGGCGAAACCGCTGACAAGAGTCGTTATTGATAAAGACTTGAACTTCTATGCCGCTTTCGGCAATGAGAAGGAGCAACCGATAGCATTGAATGATTTGACATCGTTCTTGCAGAGTTGTGCAGAGAAGGAACCTGAAATGTATGTGGCATTGTATGCGGATGAATCAGTACCTTATCGAGAGATTATGGGGGTACTGAACATTGCAAACGAGAATCATTTTAAGATGGTGCTGGCTATGCGCCCGCCTGAAAACAAATAA
- a CDS encoding cell envelope integrity protein TolA produces the protein MDRRKKGEYIGVLGTLLVHVAVIALLILVSFTVPQPDEDAGGVPVMMGNVESARGFDDPSLVDVDVLDEDAATPAETEPELPSEQDLLTQTEEETVTLKPKTEEPKKETVKPKEVTKPKEPVKKPEKTEAEKAAEAKRIAEEKAERERKAAEEAARKRVVGAFGKGAQMEGNKGTAASGTGTEGSKEGNSSTGAKTGTGGYGTFDLGGRSLGTGSLPKPAYNVQEEGRVVVNITVNPAGQVIATGINPQTNTVSSALRKAAEDAAKKARFNTVEGVTNQTGTITYYFNLR, from the coding sequence ATGGACAGAAGAAAAAAGGGTGAATACATAGGAGTGCTGGGTACACTGTTGGTACACGTGGCAGTGATTGCTCTTTTGATTCTGGTGAGCTTTACCGTTCCCCAGCCGGATGAGGATGCTGGTGGGGTGCCTGTGATGATGGGAAATGTGGAATCGGCGCGCGGTTTCGATGACCCTTCGCTGGTAGATGTGGACGTGCTGGACGAAGATGCGGCAACCCCTGCGGAGACTGAACCGGAACTTCCTTCCGAACAGGATTTATTGACGCAGACCGAAGAAGAGACAGTCACCTTAAAGCCGAAAACGGAAGAACCTAAAAAGGAAACGGTGAAACCTAAAGAAGTGACTAAACCGAAGGAACCTGTAAAAAAGCCCGAGAAGACCGAAGCAGAGAAAGCTGCGGAAGCCAAACGGATCGCTGAAGAAAAAGCGGAACGTGAACGGAAGGCTGCGGAAGAGGCTGCACGAAAGAGAGTTGTCGGCGCTTTCGGGAAAGGAGCGCAGATGGAAGGAAACAAAGGGACAGCAGCTAGCGGTACAGGAACCGAAGGCAGCAAGGAAGGAAATTCTTCTACCGGAGCAAAGACCGGAACGGGTGGTTACGGAACATTTGACCTCGGCGGACGTTCTTTAGGTACGGGTAGTTTGCCGAAGCCTGCATACAATGTACAGGAAGAGGGGCGTGTGGTAGTGAATATTACTGTAAACCCTGCGGGACAAGTGATAGCAACCGGCATTAACCCTCAGACAAATACTGTAAGTTCAGCGTTGCGGAAAGCTGCCGAAGATGCGGCAAAGAAAGCTCGCTTTAATACAGTGGAAGGGGTGACGAATCAAACGGGAACAATTACGTATTACTTTAATTTGAGATAG
- a CDS encoding DJ-1 family glyoxalase III encodes MGTVYAFFADGFEEIEAFTTIDTLRRAGLNVEIVSVTPDEIVVGAHDVSVLCDINFENCDFFDAELLFLPGGMPGAATLDKHEGLRKLILNFAEKGKPIAAICAAPMVLGKLGLLKGKKATCYPSFEQYLEGAECVNEHAVRDGNIITGMGPGAAMEFALTIVDLLVGKEKVEELVEAMCVKH; translated from the coding sequence ATGGGAACTGTATACGCATTTTTTGCAGATGGTTTTGAAGAAATCGAAGCCTTTACCACTATTGACACACTGAGACGTGCCGGACTGAACGTAGAAATCGTATCTGTCACTCCGGACGAAATTGTAGTCGGCGCACATGACGTGTCCGTTCTTTGTGACATCAATTTTGAGAATTGCGATTTCTTCGATGCTGAACTTTTATTTTTACCGGGTGGGATGCCGGGAGCAGCTACGCTCGACAAGCACGAAGGGTTGCGTAAGCTAATCCTCAACTTTGCCGAAAAAGGCAAACCTATCGCTGCCATTTGTGCGGCTCCGATGGTATTAGGCAAACTGGGACTGCTGAAAGGCAAGAAAGCGACATGTTATCCTAGCTTCGAACAATATCTGGAAGGTGCGGAATGTGTCAATGAACACGCTGTCCGTGACGGAAACATCATTACGGGCATGGGACCGGGTGCTGCCATGGAGTTTGCTTTGACTATCGTTGACCTGTTGGTAGGTAAAGAAAAGGTGGAAGAACTGGTAGAAGCGATGTGCGTAAAACACTAA
- a CDS encoding 2-C-methyl-D-erythritol 4-phosphate cytidylyltransferase, which yields MKKFVIIVAGGKGLRMGSELPKQFLPIGGKPVLMHTLEVFRKYDASLQIILVLPKEQQDFWKQLCEEHGFDVEHLIADGGGTRFHSVKNGLALVQEPGLVGVHDGVRPFVSVEVIQRCYDLAGEQKAVIPVVDVVETLRHLTEGGSETVSRNDYKLVQTPQVFEIELLKQAYAQEFTPFFTDDASVVEAMGIPVYLAEGNRENIKITTPFDLKVGSALL from the coding sequence ATGAAGAAATTTGTAATTATTGTCGCCGGTGGAAAGGGCTTGCGAATGGGAAGTGAGCTTCCGAAACAATTCCTTCCTATTGGCGGTAAACCTGTGTTGATGCATACGCTGGAAGTGTTCCGGAAGTATGACGCTTCACTTCAGATTATATTAGTGCTTCCCAAAGAGCAGCAGGACTTCTGGAAACAGCTCTGCGAAGAACACGGCTTTGACGTAGAGCATCTGATTGCCGATGGTGGCGGGACGCGCTTCCATTCGGTAAAGAATGGCTTGGCATTGGTGCAGGAACCCGGACTGGTGGGAGTGCATGATGGTGTCCGCCCGTTTGTCTCGGTAGAGGTGATTCAACGCTGCTATGATTTGGCGGGAGAGCAGAAAGCAGTGATTCCGGTGGTTGATGTAGTGGAGACGCTGCGCCATCTGACGGAGGGCGGCAGTGAAACAGTCAGCCGCAATGATTATAAACTGGTGCAGACTCCTCAAGTCTTTGAGATTGAACTGCTGAAACAGGCTTATGCGCAGGAGTTTACCCCGTTCTTTACGGATGATGCCTCAGTGGTAGAGGCAATGGGCATACCTGTATATCTGGCAGAAGGTAATCGTGAAAATATAAAAATAACAACCCCCTTCGATTTGAAAGTGGGGAGTGCTCTGTTGTAA
- the recG gene encoding ATP-dependent DNA helicase RecG, with product MFDLVTRDIKFISGVGPQKAAVLNKELEIYSLHDLIYYFPYKYVDRSRIYYIHEIDGNMPYIQLKGEILGFETIGEGRQRRLTAHFSDGTGVVDLVWFQGIKYILGKYKLHEEYIIFGKPTVFNGRINVAHPDVDKTDDLKLSSVGLQPYYNTTEKMKRSFLNSHAIEKMMAVVIQQIQEPLPETLSPKLLAEHHLMPLTEALRNIHFPTNPDLLRRAQYRLKFEELFYVQLNILRYAKDRQRRYRGYIFEKVGDIFNTFYTKNLPFQLTGAQKRVLKEIRNDVGGGRQMNRLLQGDVGSGKTLVALMSMLLALDNGYQACMMAPTEILANQHYETIKELLFGMDIRVELLTGSIKGKRREAILTGLLTGDVHILIGTHAVIEDTVNFSSLGLVVIDEQHRFGVAQRARLWTKNNQPPHVLVMTATPIPRTLAMTLYGDLDVSVIDELPPGRKPITTVHQFDNRRESMYRFVQKQIDEGRQVYIVYPLIKESEKIDLKNLEEGYQYILEEFPKCTVCKVHGKMKAAEKDEQMQLFISGKAQIMVATTVIEVGVNVPNASVMIIENAERFGLSQLHQLRGRVGRGADQSYCILVTNYKLTEDTRKRLEIMVRTNDGFEIAEADLKLRGPGDLEGTQQSGVAFDLKIADIARDGQLLQYVRAIAEEIVEQDPAAQNPENEILWRQLKSLRKTNVNWAAIS from the coding sequence ATGTTCGATTTAGTCACACGCGACATAAAATTTATCTCCGGCGTAGGGCCACAGAAGGCTGCCGTATTAAACAAGGAGCTGGAAATATACTCCTTGCATGATTTGATTTATTACTTCCCTTACAAATACGTTGACCGGAGCCGCATCTATTACATTCACGAAATAGATGGCAATATGCCGTATATCCAACTGAAAGGAGAAATCCTCGGCTTCGAAACCATCGGCGAAGGACGGCAACGACGTCTTACCGCTCACTTCTCGGACGGTACGGGCGTAGTGGATTTAGTGTGGTTTCAAGGAATAAAGTATATCCTAGGCAAATATAAACTTCACGAAGAATATATCATCTTCGGCAAACCGACCGTTTTCAACGGGCGTATCAATGTAGCCCACCCCGATGTGGACAAGACGGATGACCTGAAACTTTCTTCCGTAGGTCTGCAACCTTATTATAATACGACGGAGAAAATGAAACGCAGCTTCCTCAACTCTCACGCGATTGAGAAGATGATGGCAGTTGTGATTCAGCAGATACAGGAACCTCTGCCCGAAACGCTTTCTCCCAAACTATTGGCGGAACACCATTTGATGCCGCTCACGGAAGCTCTTCGGAATATCCACTTCCCGACAAATCCCGACTTGCTTCGCAGGGCGCAGTATCGTCTTAAATTCGAGGAACTGTTTTATGTACAGCTCAATATCCTCCGCTATGCCAAAGACAGGCAACGGAGATACCGCGGCTATATCTTTGAAAAAGTAGGCGACATATTCAATACGTTTTATACAAAGAACCTGCCTTTCCAACTTACCGGCGCACAGAAACGGGTATTGAAAGAAATCCGCAACGACGTAGGCGGCGGACGGCAGATGAACCGTCTTTTGCAGGGAGATGTAGGTAGCGGGAAAACGCTCGTTGCCTTGATGAGCATGCTGCTTGCCTTGGATAATGGTTATCAGGCGTGTATGATGGCACCTACCGAAATTCTGGCAAACCAGCATTATGAAACGATAAAGGAACTGCTTTTCGGAATGGATATCCGCGTTGAACTGCTGACCGGCTCCATCAAAGGGAAAAGAAGAGAAGCCATCCTTACCGGTCTGCTGACAGGCGACGTGCATATCCTGATAGGAACCCATGCCGTCATCGAGGATACTGTCAACTTCTCCTCTTTGGGACTTGTCGTCATTGACGAACAGCACCGCTTTGGTGTGGCGCAACGCGCCCGCCTTTGGACCAAGAATAACCAACCGCCGCATGTGCTTGTTATGACTGCGACGCCCATTCCCCGTACACTGGCAATGACCCTGTATGGCGACTTGGATGTTTCCGTTATTGACGAACTTCCCCCCGGCCGGAAACCGATAACCACCGTCCATCAGTTTGACAACCGCCGTGAGAGCATGTACCGTTTCGTACAGAAACAAATTGACGAAGGACGTCAGGTTTATATCGTTTATCCTTTAATAAAGGAGAGCGAAAAGATTGACTTGAAGAATCTTGAAGAAGGTTACCAGTATATTCTTGAAGAATTTCCCAAGTGTACGGTTTGCAAGGTGCATGGCAAAATGAAAGCAGCCGAAAAAGACGAGCAGATGCAACTTTTCATTTCGGGAAAAGCACAGATAATGGTAGCTACGACAGTAATCGAGGTAGGAGTGAACGTGCCCAACGCTTCGGTGATGATTATTGAAAATGCCGAACGTTTCGGACTCTCACAGTTGCACCAGTTGCGCGGTCGGGTAGGGCGTGGCGCCGACCAGTCTTATTGTATCCTGGTGACCAACTACAAACTGACCGAAGACACTCGTAAACGGCTTGAAATCATGGTACGTACCAATGACGGCTTTGAAATAGCGGAGGCTGACCTGAAACTGCGCGGTCCCGGCGACCTCGAAGGAACCCAGCAGAGCGGTGTGGCTTTCGACTTGAAGATTGCCGATATTGCCCGTGACGGGCAACTGCTGCAATACGTACGTGCTATAGCCGAAGAGATTGTCGAGCAAGACCCTGCGGCACAGAATCCGGAGAATGAAATACTATGGCGGCAACTCAAATCCCTGCGGAAAACGAATGTTAACTGGGCTGCCATTAGTTGA
- the ndk gene encoding nucleoside-diphosphate kinase, whose protein sequence is MLEKTLVILKPCTLQRGLIGEITHRFERKGLRLAGMKMMRLTDELLSEHYAHLSGKPFFQRVKDSMMTAPVIVCCFEGVDAIQTVRTLAGPTNGRLAAPGTIRGDYSMSFQENIVHASDSPETAAIELKRFFKPEEIFDYKQATFDYLYANDEY, encoded by the coding sequence ATGCTTGAAAAAACGCTGGTCATTTTAAAACCGTGTACCCTACAACGGGGACTGATTGGTGAGATTACTCATCGTTTCGAACGTAAAGGATTGCGGTTGGCCGGCATGAAGATGATGCGACTGACAGATGAATTGCTAAGTGAACATTATGCCCACCTCAGTGGCAAACCGTTCTTTCAGCGTGTGAAAGATTCAATGATGACAGCTCCTGTTATCGTTTGCTGTTTTGAAGGTGTGGATGCTATTCAAACAGTCCGTACGTTGGCGGGACCAACTAATGGACGTCTGGCTGCCCCGGGAACCATTCGTGGGGATTACAGCATGAGTTTTCAAGAGAATATAGTTCATGCTTCCGATTCACCGGAGACTGCAGCTATTGAATTAAAGAGATTTTTTAAACCGGAAGAGATATTCGATTATAAACAGGCGACATTTGACTACCTGTATGCAAACGACGAATATTAA
- a CDS encoding peptidoglycan DD-metalloendopeptidase family protein, with protein MNFNCIIKTGLVAVAAMVSLSSFSQDLIARQAPIDKKLKSVDSLALQKQIRTEQSEYPALSLYPNWNNQYVHAYGNAIIPETYTIDLTGFHMPTPSTKITSPFGPRWRRMHNGLDLKVNIGDTIVAAFDGKVRIVKYERRGYGKYVVIRHDNGLETVYGHLSKQLVEENQLVKAGEVIGLGGNTGRSTGSHLHFETRFLGIAINPVYMFDFPKQDIVADTYTFRKTKSVKRAGSHDTQVADGAIRYHKVKSGDTLSRIAKLRGVSVSTLCKLNRIKPTTTLRIGQVLRCS; from the coding sequence ATGAATTTCAATTGCATTATTAAAACAGGATTGGTGGCCGTAGCGGCTATGGTTAGTCTGAGCTCTTTCTCTCAAGACCTGATTGCCCGCCAGGCACCGATAGACAAGAAATTAAAATCTGTAGACTCTTTGGCATTGCAAAAGCAAATCCGCACCGAACAGTCCGAATACCCTGCCCTAAGTCTTTATCCTAACTGGAACAACCAGTATGTACATGCTTATGGAAACGCTATTATCCCTGAAACTTACACTATTGACCTGACAGGCTTCCATATGCCGACTCCGAGCACGAAGATTACTTCGCCTTTCGGACCCCGTTGGAGAAGAATGCACAATGGACTTGATTTGAAAGTGAACATCGGGGATACTATTGTGGCAGCTTTTGACGGTAAAGTGCGTATCGTAAAATACGAGCGTAGAGGATATGGTAAATATGTCGTTATCCGTCATGATAATGGATTGGAAACTGTATATGGTCACTTGTCCAAACAATTGGTTGAAGAAAACCAATTAGTGAAAGCCGGAGAAGTAATTGGTTTGGGTGGTAATACAGGCCGCTCTACCGGTTCGCACCTGCATTTTGAAACCCGTTTCTTGGGAATTGCAATCAATCCGGTTTATATGTTCGACTTCCCGAAACAAGATATCGTTGCCGATACTTATACGTTCAGAAAGACAAAAAGCGTGAAACGTGCAGGCTCACATGATACTCAGGTAGCTGATGGCGCAATCCGCTATCATAAGGTGAAGAGTGGAGATACTTTATCACGCATTGCCAAATTGCGTGGAGTGTCAGTCAGCACACTTTGTAAATTGAACCGTATCAAGCCGACTACAACTTTGCGTATCGGACAGGTTTTGCGTTGTTCATAA
- a CDS encoding DUF1599 domain-containing protein: MKDTKQQFEHVIALCRDLFSKKLHDYGSAWRILRPASVTDQIFIKANRIRSIETKGVTLIDEGIRAEFIAIVNYGIIGLIQLELGYAESADISNEEAMALYDKYTKEALELMLAKNHDYDEAWRSMRVSSYTDLILMKIYRTKQIESLSGNTLVSEGIDANYMDMINYSVFGLIKIEFEG, from the coding sequence ATGAAAGATACCAAGCAACAATTTGAACATGTCATCGCTTTGTGCCGTGACTTATTTTCCAAGAAGCTGCACGATTACGGGTCTGCGTGGCGTATCCTGCGTCCGGCTTCTGTAACTGACCAGATTTTTATCAAAGCCAACCGGATCCGTAGTATCGAAACTAAGGGAGTGACCTTGATTGATGAAGGAATCCGTGCTGAATTTATCGCAATTGTCAACTATGGCATTATCGGACTTATCCAGTTGGAGTTGGGTTATGCCGAATCTGCCGATATCAGTAATGAAGAAGCGATGGCTTTATATGATAAATACACTAAAGAAGCATTAGAACTGATGCTTGCCAAAAATCATGACTATGACGAGGCTTGGCGGAGTATGCGTGTCAGCTCTTACACAGACTTGATTTTGATGAAGATATACCGTACCAAGCAGATTGAAAGCTTGTCCGGCAATACATTGGTGTCCGAGGGAATCGACGCCAATTACATGGATATGATAAATTACTCTGTTTTCGGACTCATAAAGATAGAATTTGAAGGATAA